The following are from one region of the Gloeomargarita lithophora Alchichica-D10 genome:
- a CDS encoding 4a-hydroxytetrahydrobiopterin dehydratase: MRWVWWVGLVLGWPGVGLALPPPLLPVPTVDQALAGLPRWQRQGQVLTLTATFPDFVQAMAFVNRLVAPAERLGHHPEIKINYNRVTLVLTTHDAGGLTQLDVDLAQVIQGLLGSP, translated from the coding sequence ATGCGTTGGGTTTGGTGGGTTGGGTTGGTTTTGGGGTGGCCGGGGGTAGGGTTGGCTTTGCCGCCGCCGCTACTCCCCGTGCCGACTGTGGATCAAGCCTTGGCAGGGTTACCCCGGTGGCAACGCCAGGGGCAAGTATTAACCTTGACCGCCACATTTCCTGATTTTGTGCAGGCGATGGCGTTTGTGAATCGGTTGGTGGCTCCGGCGGAGCGGTTGGGGCATCATCCTGAAATTAAGATCAATTACAACCGGGTGACCCTGGTGCTGACCACCCACGATGCGGGAGGCTTGACCCAGTTGGATGTGGATTTGGCGCAGGTGATTCAGGGATTGTTGGGTTCGCCCTGA
- a CDS encoding Uma2 family endonuclease — protein sequence MIATPKRLAFAEYLSYTAGSDIKYELVNGELMPMALPTGRHGEIVDRTYHLISRQIERQQQSLIVRQGMIGVRCPRGVDLDTVRIPDVLVMQQTDWVTLQNKSAVIDFDLPAPLLVVEVVSPSTKMTDYRAKRTEYAARDIPEYWIVDPLDMKITVLTNSDGWFDPQEFTDDHLIQSPTFPELNFTPAQMLSQSNL from the coding sequence ATGATCGCCACCCCAAAACGCCTGGCCTTTGCGGAGTATCTGAGTTATACGGCTGGTTCGGATATTAAATATGAATTGGTGAATGGAGAACTGATGCCAATGGCCTTACCGACTGGCAGACATGGTGAAATCGTTGACCGCACTTATCACTTGATCAGTAGGCAAATTGAACGCCAGCAACAATCTTTGATTGTCCGACAAGGAATGATTGGGGTGCGCTGTCCCCGGGGGGTGGATTTGGATACGGTACGCATCCCAGATGTGCTAGTTATGCAACAAACCGATTGGGTAACGTTGCAGAACAAATCAGCGGTGATTGATTTTGATTTACCCGCCCCCTTATTAGTGGTAGAGGTCGTGAGTCCTTCAACTAAAATGACTGATTATCGAGCCAAACGCACGGAATATGCGGCCAGGGATATTCCCGAATACTGGATTGTTGACCCTTTGGATATGAAAATTACGGTTTTGACTAATAGCGATGGTTGGTTTGATCCGCAGGAATTTACCGATGACCATTTGATTCAATCCCCCACCTTTCCTGAATTAAATTTCACCCCGGCGCAAATGCTATCGCAATCGAATTTGTGA
- a CDS encoding beta strand repeat-containing protein, with translation MVTQGQAVIQQESATKLNINQSTDRAVINWNGFSIGAPEWVNFQQPSSTSATLNRVTGNTPSSIAGKLTANGQIFLINPNGIMFLPTARVDVAGLVASTLNIQDSDFMRGILRFEQMPGKAPTSVVNQGLITVKEAGFAALVAPAVQNSGVISARLGKVVLASGTTVSLDFYGDGLLSVTVDPNLAGQITDIYGNKLNSLIDNQGNITAPGGIVTLTAQAAGQIVDSVINTSGMIEAKYAENRNGVIVLSGGSQGIVAVNGELNVSGERGGKVEITGEKIALNGNALVDASGNKGGGIVNIGGNYQGKGILPNALETTVSSRAQIKADALTSGNGGEVIVWADGTTKFAGFISAKGGIISGDGGFAEVSGKDHLLMAGFADLSATNGKFGTLLLDPGSITIQDGGNTLPPGSLDVFNDAFIAAQLGSANLTISTSGSTNGGAETITIIGNANINWSAATTLTLNAGRNIFMNPGAVIQNTSSTTGFNAIVFNANQGPTATSGTFYGIETQGSLQTSGGNIILNGRGGNSGDENFGILVTQSNSRIQSQAGSIQLTGTSGATSGSLNRGIGQQNGAQVTSTTGSITYNATGPEIGLFISETNTLISSTSGPISLTGTGSSGIYQQNGAIVTTAGGDIEYTGTGTGTGSNTGILISDTNTKVAVTAGNGSISLIGTGNRGIGQQNGAIVTTAGGDIKYTGTGNGSDTGIYISDTNTKIAVTTGNGSISLTGTGGFGIYQQNSASVTTVSGDISYQATGITSPGIILTGTTTPITSTTGNITLTADTMQLNDGTIQSSGKLLIQPLTPTTTIGLNSGSGTLNLDITELNNIQDGFSSITIGRTDSSGAISVGGYTFTDNLILQNPNGGGISINGALSVGIANNLTLKSGGIVTQTQAITANGLELLGDGSFTLTNANNDISVLAGNTTSNIIYLDKNSLSVTDVNSTVGLKTSGNITVESGDTLTIEAGTAGVASTGGTTTLKATNDIILGTASNFGDTRGKTLVLNAGRDIIIDNQTSVQADGSGGIDLSAGRNFAILSAITAGSRLNSNSAGAPINIKVGGTFTLNNGSIAEGVGANGGNITITADQMELTSGIIGSTGQLLIQPLNTATTIGIGTGATGTLNLDTTEIGRLANGFSLITIGSATGTGNIDIRTAQFKDNVIIRTPLGAGNINLNGALSTGSGTETGTITLQAGNNIIGNTGSSITTQGKDITLNSDRDSTNGGAIELTGTTITSNNGNITLGGGIDPLNNPAIGTSTLTRGIELNGATLTAGAGNITLTGKGFNSGANNYGIYQFNSSQVSTTTGNITYTGTGGNGTDSNYGVFLKNANTTITSNTGALKITGTGNGTGSFNYGIIQALGAQVSTTTGDITYTGTGGNGISFNYGVFLQSTGTKISSDSGAIKVTGTGQGTGVTNIGIFQFNKAQVSTTSGDITYIGTGGNGTNENYGVLLTNPNVIISSDSGAINITGIGQGTGAANYGIFQQDEAKVTTTSGDITYTGTGGNGTDNNYGVFLKNANTTITSNTGALKITGTGNGTGNKNYGIYQIGGAQVATTAANITYTGTGSNVADAIRIETGDNIIGNNTSGTILLKSTNNAITLNDATVKTTEDIIINSPGSVTQNTNGGLFADGLELLGAGAYTLNNPNNDITTLAADTTNKISYTDTNSFTVGTVNATNGITSNGATTLTALNNGTITIAILIGFRIAVAGAPPPPLVLWNFCS, from the coding sequence GTGGTCACCCAGGGTCAGGCAGTGATTCAGCAGGAGAGTGCCACGAAACTTAACATCAACCAATCCACGGACAGAGCGGTTATCAACTGGAATGGGTTTAGCATTGGTGCGCCGGAGTGGGTGAATTTTCAACAACCCAGCAGTACATCGGCCACCTTAAATCGAGTCACGGGGAATACGCCTTCGAGTATCGCCGGGAAACTTACGGCGAATGGGCAAATCTTTTTGATTAACCCCAACGGGATCATGTTTTTACCCACCGCGCGGGTGGATGTGGCGGGGTTGGTCGCCAGTACATTAAATATCCAAGATAGTGATTTCATGCGGGGTATTTTACGCTTTGAGCAAATGCCAGGAAAAGCTCCGACATCGGTGGTGAATCAGGGTTTAATTACAGTAAAAGAAGCGGGTTTTGCTGCTTTAGTCGCTCCGGCGGTGCAAAATAGCGGCGTAATTTCGGCTCGCTTGGGGAAGGTAGTTTTAGCGTCAGGAACGACCGTTAGTTTAGATTTTTATGGGGATGGGTTATTAAGTGTAACGGTTGACCCGAATTTAGCGGGACAAATCACGGATATTTACGGGAATAAACTCAATTCTTTGATTGACAACCAAGGCAATATCACCGCACCCGGAGGCATTGTTACCTTAACGGCTCAAGCGGCTGGGCAGATTGTAGATAGTGTGATTAACACTTCTGGAATGATTGAAGCGAAGTATGCGGAAAATCGCAATGGCGTGATTGTTTTATCCGGTGGTTCCCAGGGTATTGTGGCGGTGAATGGGGAATTAAATGTATCAGGAGAACGGGGCGGTAAGGTTGAAATCACGGGTGAAAAAATCGCCTTAAATGGGAATGCGCTGGTGGATGCTTCGGGAAATAAAGGCGGTGGGATTGTCAATATCGGCGGGAATTATCAAGGCAAAGGAATACTTCCCAATGCGTTAGAAACAACCGTTAGTTCTCGTGCCCAAATCAAAGCCGATGCGCTTACTTCTGGCAATGGCGGGGAAGTGATTGTGTGGGCAGATGGGACGACGAAGTTTGCGGGATTTATTAGCGCCAAAGGTGGGATTATTTCTGGGGATGGCGGGTTTGCGGAAGTGTCGGGCAAAGACCATTTATTGATGGCTGGATTTGCGGATTTGAGTGCAACTAATGGCAAGTTTGGCACACTACTACTAGACCCCGGTAGTATCACCATTCAAGATGGAGGAAACACTCTCCCACCGGGCAGTTTGGATGTTTTCAACGATGCGTTCATTGCCGCTCAACTGGGTAGTGCCAATTTAACCATCAGCACCTCAGGCTCGACAAATGGTGGAGCAGAGACTATCACCATCATTGGCAATGCTAATATTAATTGGAGTGCGGCAACCACCTTAACTCTGAATGCGGGTCGCAATATTTTCATGAATCCTGGAGCAGTGATTCAAAATACCTCCAGCACAACCGGGTTTAATGCCATTGTCTTTAATGCTAATCAAGGCCCAACTGCAACCAGTGGCACGTTTTATGGCATCGAGACCCAGGGGAGCCTCCAAACCTCTGGGGGGAATATTATTCTCAATGGTCGCGGGGGGAACTCAGGTGATGAAAATTTCGGTATTCTTGTGACTCAGTCTAATTCCAGAATTCAAAGTCAAGCTGGCTCGATTCAACTAACCGGAACTTCTGGCGCAACGTCAGGATCATTGAATCGCGGCATTGGTCAGCAAAATGGGGCTCAAGTCACCTCCACAACTGGCAGCATTACCTATAACGCCACCGGCCCGGAAATAGGTCTCTTTATTTCAGAGACCAATACACTGATTTCGTCCACCTCAGGCCCAATTAGCTTAACGGGTACGGGGAGCTCTGGGATTTATCAACAGAATGGTGCCATAGTTACAACCGCTGGCGGTGACATTGAATATACTGGCACTGGCACTGGCACTGGCTCTAACACAGGTATTCTCATCTCTGACACAAACACTAAAGTTGCAGTTACGGCGGGGAATGGTTCCATCAGTCTCATCGGCACAGGGAATCGGGGAATCGGTCAGCAAAATGGTGCCATAGTTACAACCGCTGGCGGTGACATTAAATATACTGGCACTGGCAATGGCTCTGACACAGGTATTTATATCTCTGATACAAACACTAAAATTGCAGTTACAACAGGAAATGGTTCCATCAGTTTAACTGGCACAGGTGGATTTGGTATTTATCAGCAAAACTCAGCTTCCGTAACTACAGTCTCAGGCGACATTAGCTATCAAGCTACTGGGATAACTAGCCCTGGAATTATTCTTACAGGAACAACCACTCCCATCACCAGTACTACGGGCAATATCACCCTAACTGCCGACACGATGCAGTTAAATGATGGCACGATTCAAAGCTCAGGCAAATTACTCATTCAGCCTTTGACCCCCACCACAACCATTGGCTTAAATAGTGGTAGTGGTACGCTGAATTTAGATATAACCGAACTCAACAACATTCAAGATGGGTTTAGTTCTATTACCATTGGGCGTACCGATAGCAGTGGGGCAATTTCAGTCGGGGGATACACCTTTACTGACAATCTGATCCTACAAAACCCCAATGGGGGAGGTATTTCTATCAATGGGGCTTTAAGCGTGGGTATAGCTAATAATCTCACACTCAAAAGCGGTGGAATCGTCACTCAAACCCAAGCAATTACTGCTAATGGATTAGAACTTTTGGGCGATGGCAGTTTTACCCTAACCAATGCTAACAACGACATCAGTGTTTTAGCGGGGAATACTACCAGTAATATCATTTACCTAGACAAAAATAGTCTCAGTGTGACTGATGTTAATTCTACTGTTGGGCTAAAAACCTCTGGCAATATCACTGTAGAGAGCGGAGACACTTTAACTATAGAGGCTGGTACTGCTGGAGTTGCCAGCACTGGAGGCACAACTACCCTCAAAGCCACCAATGACATTATTTTGGGTACAGCTTCCAACTTTGGTGATACTCGTGGGAAAACCTTAGTCCTCAATGCGGGGCGAGACATCATCATTGATAATCAAACTTCTGTCCAAGCAGACGGTAGCGGCGGTATTGATCTCTCTGCGGGGCGAAACTTTGCGATTTTGAGCGCAATTACTGCTGGTTCACGCCTCAATAGTAATAGTGCGGGTGCGCCCATCAATATCAAAGTCGGTGGTACTTTTACGCTAAATAATGGCAGTATAGCCGAGGGTGTAGGGGCAAATGGAGGCAATATCACCATCACCGCCGACCAGATGGAACTCACTTCGGGCATTATCGGAAGCACTGGACAGTTACTCATTCAGCCCTTAAATACTGCTACCACGATCGGCATTGGTACAGGAGCAACAGGGACACTAAATCTGGATACGACTGAAATTGGTCGTTTAGCAAATGGCTTTAGCTTGATTACGATTGGAAGTGCAACCGGCACTGGCAATATTGATATTCGTACCGCTCAATTCAAAGATAATGTAATCATTCGCACTCCCCTAGGTGCAGGCAATATCAACTTAAATGGAGCCTTATCTACAGGTAGTGGCACCGAAACAGGAACCATCACCTTGCAAGCGGGTAATAACATTATCGGCAACACTGGCAGTAGCATTACTACTCAGGGCAAAGATATTACGCTCAATTCTGACCGAGATAGCACCAACGGCGGAGCGATTGAACTCACAGGAACTACTATTACCAGCAACAACGGCAATATCACCCTGGGGGGTGGAATTGACCCCCTGAATAATCCAGCTATAGGTACCAGCACTCTCACCCGTGGCATTGAATTGAATGGCGCAACCCTCACCGCAGGAGCAGGCAATATCACCCTCACTGGTAAAGGATTTAATTCAGGAGCTAATAACTACGGTATTTATCAATTTAATAGCTCTCAAGTCTCCACCACCACAGGCAATATCACCTACACTGGCACTGGAGGCAATGGGACAGATAGTAACTACGGCGTTTTTCTGAAAAATGCAAATACCACTATTACTTCCAACACAGGAGCACTTAAGATCACTGGTACAGGTAATGGGACTGGCTCGTTTAATTACGGCATTATCCAAGCACTTGGAGCCCAAGTTTCTACTACTACCGGCGACATCACCTACACAGGGACAGGTGGCAACGGCATAAGCTTTAACTACGGCGTTTTCCTCCAATCTACAGGTACCAAAATCAGTTCCGACTCTGGGGCAATTAAGGTTACTGGTACAGGTCAGGGAACTGGCGTTACTAATATCGGCATTTTTCAATTCAATAAAGCGCAAGTTTCTACTACATCAGGTGACATTACTTACATTGGCACAGGGGGGAATGGTACAAATGAGAACTACGGCGTTCTCCTTACTAATCCAAATGTCATAATCAGTTCCGACTCAGGGGCAATCAACATCACAGGCATTGGTCAGGGAACGGGCGCTGCTAACTACGGCATTTTTCAACAAGATGAAGCAAAAGTAACTACCACATCAGGCGACATTACCTACACTGGCACTGGAGGCAATGGGACAGATAATAACTACGGCGTTTTCCTGAAAAATGCAAATACCACTATTACTTCCAACACAGGGGCACTTAAGATCACTGGTACAGGGAATGGCACAGGCAATAAAAACTACGGCATTTATCAAATTGGTGGGGCGCAAGTAGCCACCACTGCCGCCAATATCACTTACACAGGTACGGGTAGTAATGTTGCTGATGCTATCCGTATTGAAACTGGGGACAATATCATTGGCAATAATACCAGTGGGACTATTCTTCTCAAGTCCACCAACAACGCCATCACCTTAAATGATGCCACCGTTAAAACTACCGAAGATATTATTATCAACTCTCCCGGAAGTGTCACGCAAAATACCAACGGGGGTTTGTTTGCTGATGGACTAGAACTATTAGGAGCGGGGGCATATACCCTCAATAACCCTAATAATGACATCACTACCCTAGCGGCAGATACAACTAACAAAATCAGCTACACCGATACCAATTCCTTTACCGTTGGTACTGTTAATGCAACTAATGGTATTACCAGCAATGGTGCTACAACCCTCACAGCATTAAATAATGGCACAATTACTATAGCAATCCTAATTGGGTTTAGAATAGCGGTCGCAGGGGCACCGCCCCCGCCCTTGGTTCTGTGGAATTTCTGTTCGTAA
- a CDS encoding beta strand repeat-containing protein → MSYCYISKNITNNDTGTSTITVDASKNIVVNSGVEIKNTSTNTGFDAIVFNANTAGTATGNFVGIKLDNSTLITQGGNILLTGTGGNTGGDNYGIHQRAGAEVTSTSGNITYTGEGGNGTFNNFGVNVLDTNTKIFATTGEIKITGNGGGNGTGSSNYGIVQGDGAKVSTTTGNITYTGTGGNGTGSGNFGIFLSGATQVTSTNGGINYTGTGTSGADAIRIGNGDITIGDNTTGKITFTSTNNVIIFKDVTVKTTNNITITSPASVTQNNVGGLFASGLELLGNGLYALTNTNNDVATLAANTTNTIKYTDTNGFEIGTVNATNGINTTGNVTLTAQNTVTQTQAITADGLALLGTGDVILTEPSNLINIIAADITGDLKFVNSQTLTVGIVNPDGIENANSVFLQALTGDIIVNKSITATNDITLVADDNFINNVGVTALTSGGTFLVYATSPQDNVNGWAVLGGLQQFKTTFPQPALFIGNGFLYKVGAPLIPGLPNSSFTESVTFTLNFNDRQWRDLSDMGEAVLFPEALLCVNVPVNQASASTPLTEPLVLRTENLPSTNTQWQTGDFPACPSSD, encoded by the coding sequence GTGTCATATTGCTATATCTCCAAAAACATCACCAATAACGACACAGGTACATCAACCATCACCGTAGATGCCAGCAAAAATATCGTGGTCAATTCTGGGGTGGAGATAAAAAATACTAGCACCAATACAGGATTTGATGCGATCGTCTTTAATGCGAACACCGCAGGCACAGCCACAGGAAATTTTGTGGGGATTAAATTAGACAACTCCACCCTTATTACTCAAGGCGGTAATATCCTGCTCACTGGCACAGGCGGAAATACTGGTGGCGATAATTATGGCATTCATCAACGTGCTGGTGCAGAAGTAACAAGTACAAGCGGCAATATCACTTACACAGGTGAGGGTGGTAATGGGACATTTAATAACTTCGGTGTCAATGTGTTAGATACAAATACCAAGATTTTTGCCACCACTGGAGAAATCAAGATCACTGGTAATGGTGGCGGAAATGGTACAGGTAGTAGCAACTATGGTATTGTTCAAGGTGATGGGGCAAAAGTCTCCACCACCACAGGCAATATCACCTATACAGGCACGGGCGGCAATGGCACAGGTAGTGGCAACTTCGGCATTTTTCTGAGCGGTGCAACGCAGGTCACCAGCACTAATGGGGGTATTAATTACACGGGTACAGGTACAAGTGGGGCTGATGCTATCCGTATTGGGAATGGGGACATCACCATCGGCGATAATACCACTGGCAAAATTACTTTCACCTCCACCAACAACGTCATCATCTTCAAGGATGTCACAGTCAAAACTACCAATAATATTACTATTACCTCTCCTGCAAGTGTCACGCAAAATAATGTAGGTGGTTTATTTGCTAGTGGATTAGAGTTGCTTGGCAATGGATTGTATGCTCTAACTAATACCAATAATGATGTAGCCACCCTTGCCGCTAACACGACTAACACCATCAAATACACCGATACCAATGGGTTTGAGATCGGCACTGTAAATGCAACAAATGGCATTAACACCACTGGTAATGTCACTTTGACTGCTCAAAATACGGTTACTCAGACGCAAGCAATTACTGCCGATGGTTTGGCTTTGTTGGGTACGGGTGATGTAATTTTAACTGAACCCAGTAACTTGATTAACATCATTGCCGCTGACATTACAGGTGATCTCAAGTTCGTCAATAGCCAGACCTTGACCGTAGGCATTGTCAATCCTGATGGCATTGAAAACGCTAATAGTGTATTTCTACAAGCTCTGACTGGGGATATTATCGTCAATAAGAGTATTACTGCAACTAATGATATTACTTTGGTTGCAGATGATAACTTTATCAACAATGTAGGTGTTACTGCTTTAACCAGTGGCGGTACATTTTTAGTCTATGCCACCAGTCCCCAAGACAATGTGAATGGTTGGGCTGTGTTGGGGGGTTTGCAACAATTTAAGACGACATTTCCCCAGCCTGCTTTATTTATTGGCAATGGTTTCTTGTATAAAGTGGGTGCGCCATTGATTCCCGGATTACCCAATTCATCGTTCACCGAATCCGTTACCTTTACCCTCAATTTCAATGACCGGCAATGGCGAGATTTATCGGATATGGGTGAAGCGGTCTTATTCCCTGAAGCTCTTTTGTGCGTAAACGTACCTGTGAATCAAGCCTCAGCATCCACCCCATTGACTGAACCCTTAGTTTTACGAACTGAGAATCTGCCCAGCACCAATACCCAATGGCAAACCGGCGATTTTCCCGCCTGTCCATCGTCTGATTGA
- a CDS encoding pentapeptide repeat-containing protein, producing MKSLNLLVAVVVTGWVALPVGAENVSQVRQLLSSKACTNCDLRGADLRGAKLPNANLQGADLTRANLRGADLTGADLSGTDLRQTDLRGANLSYAKLDDADLRGANLEGANLRGTDLERRNSGQFGGSSTLKSIPAGR from the coding sequence ATGAAATCCCTCAATCTGTTGGTGGCGGTGGTCGTGACCGGTTGGGTCGCTCTTCCCGTGGGAGCCGAAAATGTGTCCCAGGTGCGGCAGTTGCTCAGTTCTAAAGCCTGTACAAATTGTGACCTGCGGGGGGCTGACCTGCGGGGGGCGAAGTTGCCGAATGCCAATTTGCAGGGGGCGGATTTGACCCGGGCGAACCTGCGGGGGGCGGATTTGACTGGGGCGGATTTGAGTGGTACGGATTTGCGGCAGACGGATTTGCGGGGGGCGAACCTCAGCTATGCCAAGTTGGATGATGCCGACCTGCGGGGGGCGAATTTGGAAGGGGCGAACCTGCGGGGAACGGATTTGGAACGGCGCAATTCGGGTCAATTTGGGGGCAGTTCCACCCTGAAAAGCATTCCCGCTGGCCGGTGA
- a CDS encoding deoxycytidylate deaminase — METRPSWDEYFLMLAKLAATRSTCLALPVGAVIVKQRQVLATGYNGPPSGSPHCTTQGFCYPGLPSCDASRTLPSRAIHAEANAIAQAARHGIATEGATLYVTLAPCLSCLKLIISAGIREVVYESPFHGDNTVQGGFITEGLVSLRQVAVTVPVMTRAVQFLQAPTSRLPQMR, encoded by the coding sequence ATGGAAACCCGACCCAGTTGGGATGAGTACTTTTTGATGTTGGCGAAGTTGGCCGCTACCCGCTCGACGTGTTTGGCTTTGCCGGTGGGGGCGGTGATTGTCAAACAACGGCAGGTGTTGGCCACGGGTTACAACGGGCCGCCTTCCGGTTCCCCCCACTGCACGACCCAGGGTTTTTGCTACCCCGGTCTGCCCAGTTGTGATGCCAGCCGCACGTTACCCTCCCGGGCGATCCACGCCGAAGCCAACGCCATTGCCCAGGCGGCCCGCCACGGTATTGCCACGGAAGGAGCGACCCTTTACGTTACCCTCGCCCCCTGCTTGTCCTGTTTGAAACTAATTATCTCCGCCGGGATTCGGGAGGTGGTCTATGAAAGCCCCTTCCACGGCGACAATACGGTGCAGGGGGGCTTTATCACCGAGGGCTTGGTGTCCCTGCGCCAGGTGGCGGTGACGGTGCCGGTGATGACCCGTGCTGTCCAGTTTTTGCAAGCTCCCACTTCCCGTTTGCCCCAGATGCGCTAA
- a CDS encoding type IV pilus twitching motility protein PilT, whose product MSTTPIPPPPRGGIPPAPPRPMAPPPPAMPVPPPAVKAPPMAKSSGSRIPSMEALIFRAQDEGVSDIHVGVNERPRFRKRGVMEIIEDLPVTDLETYDRWVGEMLDSDQIEQFRKTMEFDGACTFQEKIRVRINLFISLRGPGLVLRLIPLKILTMEQLSLPTVLKDLCHYHKGLILVTGPTGSGKSTSLAAMVDYINQNLPKHIISIEDPVEFVHFSKKSFIRQREVGIHTHKFDNALKASLREDPDIILIGEMRDRETINTAMKAAQTGHLVFGTLHTNSAVKTIDRILNLYEPSEQPPMRIQIAETLVGVIAQALVRTTDGKRAAIHEIMINTDAIKDYIRRDEVEEIEQIIPRSGFDGMCTMNQCLQRLYEEGRITEETALESSPKPNEMAMILRGRAGF is encoded by the coding sequence ATGAGCACGACCCCCATTCCTCCCCCACCCCGGGGCGGCATTCCCCCCGCTCCCCCCCGCCCGATGGCTCCCCCGCCCCCCGCCATGCCCGTGCCACCCCCGGCGGTCAAAGCACCCCCGATGGCTAAAAGCAGTGGCTCCCGGATTCCCTCGATGGAAGCATTAATATTCCGTGCCCAGGATGAAGGGGTTTCCGATATTCATGTGGGGGTGAATGAGCGACCCCGATTTCGCAAACGGGGGGTGATGGAAATCATCGAAGACCTGCCCGTGACGGACTTGGAAACCTACGACCGTTGGGTGGGGGAAATGCTCGATTCCGACCAGATTGAGCAGTTTCGTAAAACCATGGAATTTGACGGTGCCTGTACCTTCCAAGAAAAAATCCGGGTGCGGATTAATTTATTTATTTCCCTGCGTGGACCGGGGCTGGTACTGCGGTTGATTCCCTTGAAAATTCTCACCATGGAGCAGTTGAGTTTACCCACGGTGTTGAAGGATTTGTGCCACTACCACAAGGGGTTAATTCTGGTCACGGGGCCGACGGGTTCCGGGAAATCCACTAGCCTAGCGGCGATGGTGGATTATATTAACCAAAATCTACCCAAGCATATTATTTCCATCGAAGACCCGGTGGAATTTGTCCATTTCAGTAAAAAATCCTTCATTCGCCAACGGGAAGTGGGCATCCACACCCACAAGTTTGACAATGCCCTGAAAGCCTCCCTGCGGGAAGACCCGGACATTATTCTGATTGGGGAAATGCGGGATAGGGAAACGATCAATACGGCCATGAAAGCCGCCCAAACCGGTCACCTGGTCTTTGGCACCCTGCACACCAACAGCGCCGTAAAAACCATTGACCGGATTCTCAACCTGTACGAACCCTCGGAACAGCCTCCCATGCGGATACAAATTGCGGAAACTTTGGTGGGGGTAATTGCCCAGGCGTTGGTGCGAACCACGGATGGCAAACGGGCGGCCATTCACGAAATCATGATCAACACGGATGCCATCAAGGACTACATCCGCCGGGACGAGGTGGAGGAAATCGAGCAGATTATTCCCCGCTCTGGATTTGACGGGATGTGTACCATGAACCAATGCCTCCAGCGACTCTACGAGGAAGGCCGGATCACCGAAGAAACCGCCCTGGAATCCTCCCCCAAACCCAACGAAATGGCGATGATTCTCCGGGGGCGAGCGGGTTTTTAA